A section of the Paenibacillus aurantius genome encodes:
- a CDS encoding exonuclease SbcCD subunit D, producing the protein MRILHTADWHLGRTLEGRSRGEEQEAFLDELVALVREEQIDLVLMAGDAYDSVNPPASAEKLFYDGLSRLAEGGKRKVAVIAGNHDNPERLAASWPLAEKQGITLVGLPIPHLQTLTIERTGEQATLLALPYPSESRLSELLADEADEASLRTAYSDRIKNLVAKTCAGFKSDTVNLIMSHLYVLGGAESESERPIQVGGAYTVDTAALCAKAQYVALGHLHRPQTMKAGDLIRYSGSPLAYSFSEAGQAKSVTILEVEPGKPAAMQELPLSCGRPLVHWKAKGGLAEVHRWLEEGRDHRAWIDLELHLGDSLSMEQIQSLRRHHTGIIHIRPVYPEMEAMETIREAQVPMDEMFRRFYARQTGGAQPDTELVQLFMELLHETAELEAAAGKEEGA; encoded by the coding sequence ATGCGAATTTTACATACGGCCGATTGGCATTTGGGCCGGACGCTGGAAGGAAGAAGCCGCGGGGAGGAGCAGGAGGCCTTTCTGGATGAGCTCGTGGCCCTCGTCCGCGAGGAGCAGATCGACCTTGTCTTGATGGCCGGAGACGCCTATGATTCCGTCAATCCTCCCGCGAGTGCGGAGAAGCTGTTCTATGACGGACTTTCCCGCCTCGCGGAGGGAGGAAAACGCAAGGTAGCCGTCATCGCCGGCAATCATGATAACCCGGAACGGCTGGCCGCCTCGTGGCCGCTTGCAGAGAAGCAGGGTATTACGCTTGTCGGGCTGCCCATCCCCCATCTGCAGACGCTCACTATCGAACGGACCGGAGAGCAGGCGACGCTTCTCGCTCTTCCCTATCCGTCCGAATCCCGTTTGAGCGAGCTTTTGGCCGATGAGGCGGATGAAGCCAGCCTGCGGACCGCTTACTCCGACCGGATCAAGAACCTCGTGGCCAAGACGTGTGCCGGCTTTAAGTCCGATACGGTCAATTTGATCATGAGCCATTTGTACGTGCTTGGCGGAGCGGAAAGCGAATCGGAGCGTCCGATTCAAGTGGGGGGAGCCTACACGGTCGATACCGCTGCGTTATGCGCCAAGGCTCAGTATGTGGCGCTTGGCCACCTGCACCGTCCGCAAACGATGAAAGCGGGGGACCTGATCCGCTATTCCGGCTCTCCTCTTGCCTACAGCTTCTCGGAAGCCGGACAGGCCAAGTCGGTCACCATTCTGGAGGTGGAGCCCGGCAAGCCGGCCGCTATGCAGGAGCTGCCCCTGAGCTGCGGGCGTCCTCTCGTGCATTGGAAGGCAAAGGGCGGTCTCGCGGAGGTCCACCGTTGGCTGGAGGAGGGACGGGACCACCGGGCATGGATCGATCTGGAGCTGCATCTCGGCGATTCTTTGAGCATGGAGCAGATCCAGTCGCTCCGCCGGCATCACACGGGAATCATCCATATCCGACCTGTCTATCCCGAGATGGAAGCGATGGAGACGATTCGCGAAGCCCAGGTTCCGATGGACGAAATGTTCCGCCGCTTCTATGCCCGGCAAACCGGCGGGGCACAGCCGGACACCGAGCTAGTTCAGCTGTTTATGGAGCTTCTACACGAAACCGCCGAGCTGGAAGCGGCTGCCGGAAAGGAGGAGGGGGCTTGA
- the addA gene encoding helicase-exonuclease AddAB subunit AddA, with product MTSVIPKPADSTWTNEQWDAISLSGENILVAAAAGSGKTAVLVERIIRKLSDETDPMDVDRLLVATFTKAAASEMKQRIREALSAALEKSPDSAHLRSQLALLNKASITTLHSFCLEVIQRHYQVIRLDPGFRIGNETETALMRQELLEELMEENYEQAEEDSPFWRLVDWFSGERSDAALFRLLLQLYDSSRSHPYPEHWLKEMAGLFGRHDEEEVGASGQGYLAWQESLASDVRLELNGMAGLLKEAVRIAEGPGGPAPYLTSLQEELAAIEARRAAARGSWEDMYQAFQDPVFGRLKACKGDEYDKALQDKVKALRDSVKERLGKLQTDLFGRTEEQFRQELEKTAPLMTALVELVLAFGERYQTAKRKKGLVDFADLEHYCLQILTGAESVPGRLVPSEAAAEYREHYLEILLDEYQDTNRVQEAIVELISRDGKGNRFMVGDVKQSIYRFRLAEPGLFLEKYKRFGSDGTGGGRRIDLARNFRSRQEVVDGVNFLFRQIMEEQVGEIRYDPSAELVCGASYPPNELDLSVELLLVDKAGQDEGKGTFSPDEGEESGGADSESADEQSAEKEEQAALLEARLIASRIRSLMGETGPRFLTAGRKGEPSRPLEYRDIVILMRATQQWAGVFMEEFKREGIPVYAELNSGYFAATEVGVILSLLQIIDNPFQDIPLAGVLRSPIVGLTADELARIRAAHKNGSFYEALLAYSEAAASTLQAAAVSEQASLGDRLAGFPGRSDTMAGIVKAFPGSPEPELAAKLSVFLDRLSRWREEARQAPVSDLIGQLYRETGYFDFTGGLPGGSQRQANLRALYDRARQYEATSFRGLFRFLRFIERMRDGGGDLGTARALGEQENVVRIMTIHKSKGLEFPVVFVAGTGKMFNRQDLNGGFLLHKDLGFGPRFVDTELRVSYPTLPSLAIRRRMKMELLAEEMRVLYVALTRAREKLYLTGTVKSLESQAANWARMLGHKELVLPDYELAQAKCYLDWIGPALIRHRDASLLRKAAGEPEGFPAGMAEEPSRWSVTVVPAWKLSAVTELADGTTGQENSVKLEAVTLLLPVTGLSGRWKGEIDRRLSWEYPYAQASRLFSKTSVSELKRLSEQREAVLSGDDDPPGTAGSLPGTGRPVVPAFRRPKFMEEKKLTAAERGTVYHAVMQLLPLKPGLSRDDIEAAVQDMVTRRLLLPEQAQAIDPGVIAAFFATEAGTRLLGARQVHRELPFNYRMEAGELHPDEDERIRRESVMIQGIIDCLFEDEEGLVLLDYKTDALRQGEGSRAERYRTQISLYARAVEDIWKRPLSRKYLYFFDGAELVTLD from the coding sequence ATGACATCCGTTATCCCTAAACCGGCCGATTCAACATGGACGAATGAACAGTGGGATGCCATTTCCCTGTCAGGTGAAAACATTCTCGTGGCGGCTGCCGCGGGGTCCGGCAAGACGGCGGTTCTGGTCGAGCGCATCATCCGTAAGCTGTCCGACGAAACGGATCCCATGGATGTGGACCGGCTTCTGGTGGCGACGTTTACCAAGGCGGCGGCGAGCGAGATGAAGCAGCGGATCCGGGAAGCCTTGTCGGCCGCTCTGGAGAAGAGTCCCGATTCGGCTCACCTCCGCTCCCAGCTGGCTCTGCTTAACAAAGCATCCATTACGACTCTTCACTCCTTCTGTCTGGAGGTCATCCAGCGGCATTACCAGGTCATTCGCCTCGACCCGGGGTTCCGGATCGGGAACGAAACCGAAACGGCCCTCATGAGGCAGGAGCTGCTCGAAGAATTGATGGAAGAGAACTATGAGCAGGCGGAGGAAGACAGCCCGTTCTGGCGGCTGGTCGACTGGTTCAGCGGAGAGCGCAGCGATGCCGCCCTCTTCCGTCTCCTCCTGCAGCTGTACGATTCCTCCCGAAGCCATCCTTATCCGGAGCATTGGCTTAAGGAAATGGCCGGGCTTTTTGGCCGGCATGACGAGGAAGAGGTTGGCGCTTCCGGTCAGGGCTACCTCGCCTGGCAGGAAAGTTTGGCCTCCGATGTGAGGCTGGAGCTGAACGGAATGGCCGGTCTTCTGAAGGAAGCCGTTAGAATAGCCGAAGGTCCGGGGGGACCGGCTCCCTATCTGACCAGTCTGCAGGAAGAGCTTGCGGCGATCGAAGCGAGGCGCGCTGCGGCCCGCGGAAGCTGGGAAGACATGTACCAGGCGTTCCAGGACCCGGTTTTCGGACGGCTGAAGGCGTGCAAGGGGGATGAATACGACAAAGCCCTGCAGGACAAAGTCAAGGCCCTCCGCGATAGCGTCAAGGAAAGGCTCGGCAAGCTGCAAACGGATCTGTTCGGACGGACGGAGGAGCAGTTCCGGCAGGAGCTGGAGAAGACCGCTCCCCTGATGACGGCTTTGGTGGAGCTGGTGCTTGCCTTCGGGGAACGTTACCAGACCGCTAAGCGGAAAAAAGGACTCGTGGATTTCGCGGATCTGGAGCATTACTGCCTGCAAATTCTGACGGGAGCCGAATCGGTGCCGGGCCGGCTGGTCCCTTCCGAAGCGGCTGCCGAATACCGGGAGCATTATCTTGAAATTCTTCTGGACGAGTACCAGGACACGAACCGGGTTCAGGAAGCGATTGTGGAGCTGATCTCCCGGGACGGCAAGGGAAACCGGTTTATGGTGGGCGACGTCAAGCAAAGCATATACCGGTTCCGGCTGGCGGAGCCGGGTTTGTTTCTGGAGAAATACAAGCGCTTCGGCTCGGACGGCACGGGAGGAGGGCGCCGAATTGATCTGGCCCGCAACTTCCGCAGCCGTCAGGAGGTGGTGGACGGGGTCAACTTCCTCTTCCGGCAGATCATGGAGGAGCAGGTAGGAGAAATCCGCTACGACCCGAGCGCCGAGCTCGTTTGTGGAGCGTCTTATCCGCCTAACGAGCTGGATTTGTCGGTCGAGCTCCTTCTGGTCGACAAGGCCGGGCAGGATGAAGGGAAAGGGACTTTCTCTCCTGACGAAGGAGAAGAAAGCGGAGGAGCCGATTCCGAGTCCGCTGACGAGCAGTCGGCCGAGAAAGAGGAGCAGGCGGCTCTTCTGGAAGCGAGGCTGATCGCCTCCCGAATCCGGTCCCTTATGGGAGAGACCGGCCCCCGCTTTCTCACGGCCGGACGAAAGGGCGAGCCGTCCCGGCCGCTCGAGTACCGGGATATTGTCATCCTCATGCGGGCGACCCAGCAGTGGGCGGGCGTCTTCATGGAGGAGTTCAAGAGGGAAGGCATTCCCGTGTATGCCGAGCTGAATTCAGGCTATTTCGCTGCCACAGAGGTCGGGGTGATCCTGTCGCTTCTGCAGATCATCGACAACCCGTTCCAGGATATCCCCTTGGCCGGCGTTCTGCGCTCTCCTATCGTCGGCTTGACGGCGGATGAGCTCGCCCGGATCCGGGCCGCGCACAAGAACGGAAGCTTCTACGAGGCGCTGCTTGCCTATTCGGAAGCCGCCGCATCCACGCTTCAGGCAGCGGCTGTGTCGGAACAGGCATCGCTTGGCGACAGACTTGCCGGCTTCCCGGGCCGTTCTGACACCATGGCCGGAATAGTCAAGGCGTTTCCCGGCAGCCCGGAACCTGAGCTGGCCGCGAAGCTGAGCGTCTTCCTGGACCGGCTCTCCCGCTGGAGAGAGGAAGCGAGGCAGGCCCCCGTCTCCGATTTGATCGGGCAGCTGTACCGGGAGACCGGATACTTTGATTTCACAGGAGGCCTTCCCGGCGGTTCCCAGCGGCAGGCCAACCTTCGTGCTCTCTATGACCGGGCCCGCCAGTATGAGGCCACCTCGTTCCGGGGATTGTTCCGCTTCCTGCGCTTCATCGAACGGATGAGGGACGGGGGAGGAGATCTCGGAACCGCCCGCGCCCTGGGCGAGCAGGAGAATGTAGTGCGGATCATGACCATTCATAAGAGCAAAGGCCTGGAGTTTCCCGTCGTATTCGTAGCGGGAACGGGGAAGATGTTCAACCGGCAGGATTTGAACGGAGGTTTCCTTCTTCATAAGGACCTGGGCTTCGGTCCGCGGTTCGTGGATACGGAGCTCCGGGTCTCGTATCCCACCCTTCCGTCGCTCGCCATCCGCAGGAGGATGAAGATGGAGCTGCTCGCCGAGGAGATGAGGGTCTTGTACGTCGCCCTGACCCGTGCCCGGGAGAAGCTGTATTTGACGGGAACCGTCAAATCGCTGGAAAGCCAAGCGGCGAATTGGGCCCGAATGCTCGGACATAAGGAACTTGTTCTTCCGGACTATGAGCTGGCGCAGGCCAAATGCTACCTTGACTGGATCGGTCCGGCTCTGATTCGGCACCGGGATGCTTCCCTTCTGCGGAAGGCGGCCGGGGAGCCGGAGGGCTTTCCGGCGGGGATGGCCGAGGAGCCATCCCGCTGGTCGGTCACCGTCGTCCCCGCCTGGAAGCTGAGCGCCGTCACGGAGCTGGCTGATGGAACCACCGGACAGGAAAACAGCGTGAAGCTGGAGGCGGTGACCCTTCTCCTACCCGTAACCGGCCTGTCCGGACGATGGAAGGGAGAGATCGACCGAAGACTGTCCTGGGAATATCCCTATGCTCAGGCATCGCGGCTCTTCTCCAAAACGTCGGTGTCGGAGCTCAAACGGCTGAGCGAACAGCGCGAGGCCGTCTTAAGCGGAGACGACGATCCCCCGGGTACTGCCGGATCGCTGCCGGGAACGGGTCGTCCCGTCGTCCCGGCCTTCCGCCGGCCCAAGTTTATGGAGGAGAAGAAGTTGACCGCGGCCGAGCGGGGAACGGTGTACCATGCCGTCATGCAGCTTCTCCCGCTAAAGCCCGGGCTCAGCCGGGACGATATCGAGGCAGCGGTTCAGGATATGGTCACCCGCCGGCTTCTGCTTCCCGAGCAGGCTCAAGCGATCGATCCGGGCGTCATTGCCGCTTTCTTCGCAACCGAAGCCGGTACCCGGCTGCTAGGCGCCCGTCAGGTTCACCGGGAGCTGCCGTTTAATTACCGGATGGAAGCAGGTGAGCTTCACCCGGATGAGGATGAGCGGATCCGCCGAGAGTCAGTTATGATCCAGGGGATCATCGACTGTCTTTTTGAAGATGAGGAGGGTCTTGTGCTTCTCGATTACAAAACGGACGCCCTCCGTCAAGGGGAAGGCAGCCGGGCGGAACGCTACCGGACCCAGATTTCCCTGTACGCTCGGGCGGTAGAAGACATTTGGAAACGCCCCCTCAGCCGGAAATACCTTTATTTCTTTGATGGAGCGGAGCTTGTGACGTTGGATTGA